From Lolium perenne isolate Kyuss_39 chromosome 5, Kyuss_2.0, whole genome shotgun sequence, a single genomic window includes:
- the LOC127303145 gene encoding L-type lectin-domain containing receptor kinase IX.1-like: MLKEVAYFCGKRVYRDDLEKGNGPRRFTFATDCFSSGNKLGEGGFGSVFRGFITDANLHIAVKKVSKSSRQGWKEFVYEVKIISQLRHKNLVQLLGWFNGGNDDDLLLVYELMPNGSLDAHLYKPDYLLPWTVRYEVALGLGSALLYLHQEMEQCVVHRDIKPSNIMLDAYFKAKLGDFGLARFLCDGRGSLTTGAAGTLGYMDPRCILSGMASMESDVYSFGVVLLEIACCRRPAVARGDEGDVIHLVQWVWEAYGQGAILEAADVRLEMERVMMVGLWCGHPDPSLRPSIRQAVSVLRLETPLPSLPAKMPVPAYIRPPLADDSFGSLENTGGISNGDASMTHSSRNKVE; the protein is encoded by the exons GCCTACTTCTGCGGCAAAAGGGTATATCGAGACGACCTGGAGAAAGGGAATGGGCCCAGGCGAttcacat TTGCCACCGACTGCTTCTCCAGCGGGAACAAGCTAGGTGAAGGAGGCTTCGGGTCCGTTTTCCGGGGGTTCATCACCGATGCAAACCTCCATATCGCCGTAAAGAAAGTGTCCAAGAGCTCCCGCCAGGGCTGGAAGGAGTTTGTTTATGAGGTGAAGATAATTAGCCAGCTCCGACATAAAAATCTTGTGCAGCTCCTTGGATGGTTCaacggtggcaatgatgatgatctccTGCTCGTCTATGAACTGATGCCCAACGGCAGCCTAGACGCTCACTTGTACAAGCCAGACTACCTGCTGCCATGGACAGTTAGGTATGAGGTCGCGCTTGGCCTTGGCTCCGCGCTGCTGTATCTGCATCAGGAGATGGAGCAGTGTGTCGTCCACAGGGACATCAAGCCGAGCAATATCATGCTGGACGCGTACTTCAAAGCCAAGCTCGGTGACTTCGGCCTGGCAAGGTTTCTGTGCGATGGCCGGGGCTCACTCACGACGGGCGCAGCTGGGACGCTCGGGTACATGGACCCAAGGTGCATTCTCTCAGGCATGGCCAGCATGGAGTCCGACGTGTACAGCTTTGGGGTCGTACTGTTAGAAATCGCCTGCTGCCGAAGGCCTGCTGTAGCCCGAGGCGACGAGGGAGATGTCATCCACCTGGTGCAGTGGGTTTGGGAGGCATACGGCCAAGGGGCCATCCTCGAGGCAGCGGATGTGCGGCTGGAGATGGAGCGTGTCATGATGGTCGGGCTCTGGTGTGGGCACCCTGACCCCAGCCTAAGGCCGTCCATCAGGCAGGCCGTCAGCGTTCTGCGATTGGAGACGCCACTACCGAGCCTCCCGGCGAAAATGCCGGTCCCAGCCTACATCAGGCCCCCACTGGCAGATGACTCTTTTGGTTCTCTGGAGAATACCGGCGGCATCAGCAACGGGGATGCCAGCATGACCCATTCATCTCGAAACAAAGTTGAATAG